The Vicia villosa cultivar HV-30 ecotype Madison, WI unplaced genomic scaffold, Vvil1.0 ctg.001310F_1_1, whole genome shotgun sequence genome window below encodes:
- the LOC131634511 gene encoding uncharacterized protein LOC131634511: MGYTVSVKSIELNGFEIKTTVTTKKEDIDSHISSFLRSSYDYGTKIIGFDVEWCLADPTDDEPNLFSRCATLQLCDGNSCLVMRFEFHHQVPNSLLNFMRMPNYTFVSYGVKDNLAELEKHLGIGCRNAVELGPLAASLLKVPRLSYCGVDELAFLLCKLDLRKYRPASLDFDWSYVGAGNSEEDVKLAVVNVYSYHKIGSALLGSNNILIGQQPQFGLF, from the coding sequence ATGGGTTACACAGTTTCTGTGAAGTCAATTGAGCTGAATGGATTTGAAATTAAAACCACAGTTACAACTAAGAAGGAAGATATTGACAGCCATATATCGTCTTTCTTGCGTTCTTCATATGATTATGGAACCAAGATTATTGGGTTTGATGTTGAATGGTGTCTGGCTGATCCCACTGATGATGAGCCCAATTTGTTTTCCAGATGTGCAACTCTTCAACTTTGTGATGGAAATTCATGTCTTGTTATGCGGTTCGAATTTCACCATCAGGTTCCCAACTCACTACTTAATTTTATGCGTATGCCAAATTATACTTTCGTTAGCTATGGAGTTAAGGATAATTTGGCTGAGTTGGAGAAGCATCTTGGGATTGGATGCAGAAATGCAGTGGAACTTGGCCCTTTGGCTGCTAGTCTTTTGAAGGTTCCTCGTTTAAGTTACTGTGGCGTCGATGAACTTGCATTTTTGTTATGTAAGCTTGATCTTCGTAAATACAGACCTGCAAGTTTGGATTTTGATTGGAGCTATGTTGGCGCTGGTAATTCTGAAGAAGATGTTAAACTTGCTGTTGTTAATGTTTACTCTTATCACAAGATTGGGAGTGCACTTCTTGGTAGCAATAATATATTAATCGGACAACAGCCTCAGTTTGGTTTGTTTTAG